In Litoribacterium kuwaitense, one genomic interval encodes:
- a CDS encoding RluA family pseudouridine synthase, with protein MNYSRRLAWEIPATAEGMTIKVYLQEACDFSSRTFRTVKKDGRILINGKLKKGFDLLTAGDQLEVFLPVEVVGEHLKPTPLQLDVMYEDEDIIVINKPPGVPSLPPQSGDPLNIAGALLAHYEANGATTAIHLVNRLDRDTSGAMMAAKHKHAHHKMSMQQHSFALSRTYEAIVTGTLRPPSGTIEQPIGMKPGSKVERAVVPGGKHAVTHYKTLSPTKDGRDHLVQVQLETGRTHQIRVHMTWLGHPLLGDTLYGKENDQIERQALHCREMTFHHPITGDEMTIHCPLREDMARLCP; from the coding sequence ATGAATTACAGCAGAAGACTGGCGTGGGAGATTCCCGCCACAGCAGAGGGTATGACGATAAAAGTCTATTTGCAGGAGGCGTGCGATTTTTCTAGCCGCACCTTCCGTACGGTCAAAAAGGACGGTCGTATACTTATTAATGGCAAACTAAAAAAAGGTTTTGACCTTTTAACGGCGGGTGATCAGCTGGAGGTTTTTCTGCCAGTAGAAGTCGTAGGCGAGCATTTAAAGCCAACCCCTTTGCAACTCGATGTCATGTATGAAGATGAGGATATCATTGTGATTAATAAGCCGCCGGGCGTGCCCTCATTGCCTCCACAGTCCGGTGACCCGTTAAATATTGCCGGGGCGTTGCTGGCGCATTACGAAGCCAATGGTGCAACTACAGCTATACATCTCGTCAACCGTCTCGACAGAGATACATCCGGAGCTATGATGGCGGCAAAACATAAGCATGCCCATCATAAGATGAGCATGCAGCAGCATTCATTTGCGTTGTCTCGTACGTACGAAGCGATCGTCACGGGCACGTTAAGACCGCCTTCAGGAACGATAGAGCAGCCAATCGGAATGAAACCAGGGAGCAAAGTAGAGAGAGCGGTTGTGCCAGGTGGGAAACACGCTGTCACTCATTATAAAACACTCTCCCCGACAAAAGACGGCCGTGATCACCTCGTCCAAGTGCAGCTTGAGACAGGGCGGACACATCAAATTCGTGTGCATATGACTTGGCTCGGCCACCCTCTTTTAGGAGATACGCTTTATGGCAAAGAAAATGACCAGATTGAAAGGCAAGCATTGCATTGTCGTGAGATGACTTTTCACCACCCGATTACTGGTGATGAAATGACCATTCACTGTCCACTGCGAGAAGA